The following proteins are encoded in a genomic region of Sorangiineae bacterium MSr12523:
- a CDS encoding glycosyltransferase family 39 protein — protein MRAALVLFVVAFLPRILVAHFLAGEPVWDGHYYDFGAHRIAQGLGYSDDVRIGGVLVWHPWCHYPVGYSAFLGFFYFVFGERAWVPNVVNAAVSALLPVFTWALAREGLSETRARIAGALAALHPGLILYSALVMTEPLAALATLMAFWITVRDRNPKRGIALGALMLGIGALVRPQALLVAPFLGLRLWDARQGWGRVSVGAIVACALALVPVLPWTARNCRVMDGCALVSTNAGWNLAIGAFPRATGRFETLRSSDGCREVTGQVQQDRCWLHYGMDQIREHPLHWLSLVPAKLGFTFDHESFPVEYLREAKPHDWPEPRRVAARDLLTAVHRFLLIGALFGCIAFVRRGRRPIFAQGLLAAFSALLVYVAVTSPAPAFWPLAVACALVPWLPIPGRAEWSSALLLPISLLATTVFAHAVFFGEDRYHMVVTPVLCILAAAGLRKPAARRA, from the coding sequence GTGAGAGCGGCGCTCGTCCTTTTCGTCGTCGCCTTCCTTCCGCGCATTCTCGTTGCGCATTTCTTGGCGGGCGAGCCGGTCTGGGATGGGCACTATTACGATTTCGGCGCACACCGCATTGCCCAAGGGCTCGGTTATTCCGATGACGTGCGCATCGGGGGCGTGCTCGTCTGGCACCCGTGGTGCCACTATCCCGTGGGCTACAGCGCATTCCTCGGGTTCTTCTATTTCGTATTCGGCGAGCGGGCCTGGGTGCCGAACGTGGTCAATGCCGCCGTGTCGGCGCTGCTGCCGGTGTTCACGTGGGCGCTTGCCCGCGAGGGCCTGAGCGAAACCCGTGCGCGGATTGCAGGGGCGCTCGCGGCGCTGCACCCGGGGCTCATTCTGTATTCCGCGCTGGTGATGACCGAGCCTTTGGCCGCATTGGCGACGTTGATGGCATTTTGGATTACCGTGCGGGACCGCAATCCCAAACGAGGTATTGCACTGGGCGCGCTCATGTTGGGCATTGGCGCATTGGTGCGCCCGCAGGCGCTCTTGGTCGCGCCATTTCTCGGTTTGCGACTATGGGACGCGCGCCAGGGCTGGGGACGCGTTTCGGTGGGCGCCATCGTTGCGTGCGCACTCGCGCTCGTTCCCGTGTTGCCCTGGACGGCGCGCAATTGCCGCGTGATGGATGGCTGCGCCCTGGTGAGCACCAACGCCGGCTGGAACCTGGCCATTGGCGCCTTTCCCCGTGCGACGGGCCGCTTCGAAACGCTGCGTTCGAGCGACGGATGCCGGGAGGTCACCGGCCAAGTGCAACAGGATCGCTGCTGGCTTCACTACGGCATGGATCAAATCCGGGAACATCCGCTTCATTGGCTTTCCCTCGTCCCGGCGAAACTTGGATTCACGTTCGACCACGAGTCCTTTCCCGTCGAATACCTGCGCGAGGCCAAGCCCCACGACTGGCCCGAACCCCGTCGCGTCGCCGCCCGTGATCTGCTCACCGCGGTGCATCGCTTTCTTCTCATCGGAGCGCTGTTCGGGTGCATCGCCTTCGTGCGGCGAGGCCGGCGTCCGATCTTTGCACAAGGACTGCTGGCAGCGTTTTCCGCGCTGCTGGTCTACGTGGCGGTGACCTCTCCCGCGCCGGCGTTCTGGCCATTGGCCGTCGCGTGCGCTCTGGTGCCATGGCTGCCGATACCCGGGCGCGCCGAGTGGTCCAGTGCTTTGCTTTTGCCGATATCTCTTTTGGCGACCACCGTTTTCGCGCACGCCGTATTCTTCGGTGAAGATCGGTATCACATGGTGGTCACGCCGGTTCTTTGCATTCTGGCTGCCGCGGGACTCCGAAAACCGGCGGCGCGGCGCGCTTAA
- a CDS encoding PA14 domain-containing protein: MDIFRKWGFGLLFGAILSSACSDASTSRQHGAPSELRGTLEVVHYDDFQNRRSGEQYFIVTPQGRIRLHLPRTSEGEAWTSGVPVTVRGAWSGDQQFTVTELDAQHRVTTRSLAAEPVHRSRKTAVLLANFSNNPSDQPVSPAAAKSGFFTGADSANAFWKEASFNYDELIGKVDPSGDVYGYYTLDVPNTDCGANYASWGDKAMAQAQSAGVDLSGYDHISFVFAAECGAAWGEVGGQKTWLFASWYLPASYHELGHNFGLNHASAYACTNDAGQWVSISNRCEHGGEWEYGDAFDIMGGPGHLPSVWSKARLGYLRSAAITTVDQSGTFTLSPSFETNGTQSLRILKEVSGGVAWYYYLEYRRPYGRWDNYAATDPVVNGVTIRLAQDHLQGNEKPRLIDATPTTQTSEGKRNFADATLAAGQTFDDPLSGIRITVDGLSASGAQVRIAVDSSADPPSNGTGLRGQYYDNADLTSLKVTRFDPTIDFDWTGRSPDASIAPTTYSVRWQGQLLAQATGKHTFYTTASDGVRLRVDGQLLIDDWVVQGTTTKSAEVLLSKGQRYAIELEYFQDQAAAVAKLEWALPSAARTVVPASQLFPAGDVMFSSGFEVADTQPTWADTVDWSSNVTHAESSIREETAQSGVRALMYSGNDESASTSYTYNKVFDVSIPVFTNTALSYDIFPQQKNGTFVAIDLIFTDGSSLRDSGAVDQFGVQLHPTAQGRGGHLAVNAWTHLQSTIGAVAAGKTIDRILVAYDQPESTGAFRGYIDNVVVR, encoded by the coding sequence ATGGATATTTTTCGCAAATGGGGTTTTGGCCTCCTGTTCGGCGCCATTCTTTCGTCGGCGTGCAGCGACGCTTCGACATCGCGCCAACATGGCGCCCCGAGCGAGCTCCGCGGTACGCTGGAAGTGGTGCACTACGACGATTTTCAGAATCGTCGCTCGGGCGAACAGTATTTCATCGTGACCCCGCAGGGGCGAATTCGCCTTCACCTGCCTCGCACCTCGGAGGGCGAAGCGTGGACGTCGGGCGTGCCCGTGACCGTGCGGGGTGCCTGGTCGGGCGACCAGCAATTCACCGTGACCGAGCTCGATGCGCAGCACCGCGTTACGACCCGCTCGCTCGCGGCCGAGCCGGTGCACCGCTCGCGAAAGACGGCGGTTCTTCTGGCGAATTTCTCCAACAATCCGTCGGATCAGCCGGTGAGCCCGGCGGCCGCCAAGTCAGGCTTCTTCACCGGTGCAGATTCGGCCAATGCGTTCTGGAAAGAGGCCTCGTTCAACTACGACGAGCTGATTGGCAAAGTGGATCCATCGGGTGACGTGTATGGATATTACACGCTCGATGTGCCCAATACCGATTGCGGGGCGAATTACGCGAGCTGGGGCGACAAGGCCATGGCGCAGGCCCAATCCGCCGGCGTCGATCTTTCGGGGTATGACCACATCTCCTTCGTGTTCGCCGCGGAATGCGGTGCGGCGTGGGGCGAGGTCGGTGGGCAAAAGACGTGGCTTTTTGCGAGCTGGTATCTTCCGGCGTCGTACCACGAGCTGGGGCACAACTTCGGTTTGAACCACGCCAGCGCGTACGCGTGCACGAACGATGCGGGCCAATGGGTGTCGATTTCCAATCGATGCGAGCACGGGGGCGAGTGGGAGTACGGCGACGCTTTCGACATCATGGGCGGCCCGGGGCACCTTCCCAGCGTGTGGAGCAAGGCCCGGCTCGGATATTTGCGCTCGGCGGCCATCACCACGGTGGACCAGAGCGGCACCTTCACGCTTTCGCCATCGTTCGAGACGAATGGCACGCAGTCGCTGCGCATTCTCAAAGAGGTCTCGGGCGGCGTGGCCTGGTATTACTACCTCGAATACCGGCGGCCGTACGGGCGCTGGGACAACTACGCTGCCACCGATCCGGTGGTGAATGGCGTGACGATCCGCTTGGCGCAAGATCACCTGCAGGGCAATGAAAAGCCGCGTCTCATCGATGCCACGCCGACGACGCAGACGTCCGAGGGCAAACGCAACTTCGCCGATGCGACGCTGGCCGCGGGGCAGACGTTCGACGATCCGCTGAGCGGTATTCGCATCACGGTGGATGGCCTTTCCGCGAGCGGAGCCCAAGTTCGAATTGCCGTGGACTCCAGCGCCGATCCGCCGAGCAACGGCACGGGATTGCGCGGGCAGTATTACGACAATGCGGATTTGACCTCGCTGAAGGTGACCCGGTTCGACCCCACGATCGACTTCGATTGGACGGGCCGCTCGCCGGATGCGTCGATTGCGCCGACGACGTATTCGGTGCGGTGGCAAGGGCAATTGCTCGCGCAAGCCACGGGGAAGCACACCTTCTACACCACGGCCAGCGACGGTGTGCGCCTCCGGGTCGATGGGCAATTGCTGATCGACGATTGGGTCGTTCAAGGTACCACGACGAAGAGCGCGGAGGTCTTGTTGAGCAAAGGCCAGCGTTACGCCATCGAGCTGGAGTACTTCCAGGACCAGGCCGCGGCCGTGGCCAAGTTGGAATGGGCCCTGCCCTCGGCGGCGCGCACGGTGGTGCCGGCGAGCCAGCTGTTCCCGGCCGGGGACGTGATGTTCAGCTCGGGTTTCGAGGTGGCGGATACGCAGCCGACGTGGGCCGACACCGTCGATTGGAGTTCGAATGTCACCCACGCCGAATCATCGATTCGCGAGGAGACGGCGCAGTCCGGTGTGCGCGCGCTGATGTACTCGGGCAATGACGAATCGGCGAGTACTTCGTACACGTACAACAAGGTATTCGACGTATCGATTCCGGTGTTTACGAATACGGCCCTTTCGTACGATATTTTTCCGCAGCAGAAGAACGGCACCTTCGTGGCCATCGATCTGATCTTCACCGACGGTTCGAGTCTGCGCGATTCGGGTGCGGTGGATCAATTCGGCGTGCAACTGCACCCGACGGCCCAAGGCCGCGGCGGCCACCTGGCCGTCAATGCGTGGACGCATCTTCAGTCGACGATTGGCGCGGTGGCGGCCGGCAAGACGATCGATCGCATTTTGGTGGCGTACGATCAGCCGGAGAGCACGGGAGCCTTTCGCGGATACATCGACAATGTCGTGGTGAGGTAA
- a CDS encoding RNA polymerase sigma factor codes for MRRATRHESEESASFGSRYEVPVVATPSDGELVERIRKGDSWAKEALYRKYFGGIWAVVLRLLGNRADAEDVVQDTFAIALTEFENLRRPEAVGAWLMQIAVRQTHRRFRRRKLRRLLGLDRSIDDASLELLAHEGTSPEVRAELEKVDRVLAKLAPSHRIAWMLRYVEGGSLEEIAAACSCSLATIKRRIVAADDEVRKHVRMEEA; via the coding sequence ATGCGCCGCGCCACCCGTCACGAATCCGAGGAATCTGCGAGTTTCGGTTCGCGCTACGAGGTGCCCGTGGTGGCCACGCCCAGCGACGGCGAGTTGGTCGAACGCATTCGGAAAGGGGACAGCTGGGCCAAGGAAGCGCTCTACCGCAAGTACTTCGGCGGGATCTGGGCGGTGGTGCTCCGACTCCTGGGCAACCGCGCGGACGCCGAGGACGTGGTGCAAGACACGTTCGCCATTGCCCTGACGGAGTTCGAGAACCTTCGGCGTCCCGAGGCGGTGGGCGCTTGGTTGATGCAGATTGCCGTGCGCCAGACCCATCGACGCTTCCGAAGGCGCAAGCTGCGGCGTCTCTTGGGCCTCGATCGCAGCATCGACGATGCCTCGCTCGAGTTGCTGGCGCACGAGGGAACGTCGCCCGAAGTGCGGGCCGAACTGGAAAAGGTCGACCGGGTGCTGGCGAAGCTGGCGCCCTCCCATCGCATTGCGTGGATGCTCCGCTACGTGGAAGGGGGTTCGCTCGAGGAAATCGCGGCGGCGTGCAGTTGTTCGCTGGCCACGATCAAACGACGCATCGTGGCGGCGGACGATGAGGTTCGAAAGCACGTAAGGATGGAGGAGGCGTAA
- a CDS encoding FecR domain-containing protein has protein sequence MADLKTPLRKHLEDGFDEADVQHNWRGVQRRLVRQELGSKRPAWMMALAAVAMIGVLVLWGAGVRWTSAGPLRLAAGPLPSELGVPGAGEAVRTELSDGSRVTLAPNTHLEVLENSGDAFVTALRRGRSSFDVKPGGSRRWVIECGLATVEVVGTAFSIQRDGDKVDVIVERGIVLVRGELVPGRERRLTAGERIRVEVAGEESRDAGEPEDAGDVEMKATLWRFEHERERVHDHDHVNDHDHVNDHDQVNPNVDAAVDEVGSMLREADRAQRAGDKKKAAEVLHKVVREAHGDPRAAFAAFSLARLTMDEDPRAAAEALSAMLEAGVPRGLEEDVRARLVEAYARAGEREKAGQAAADYERRFPEGNRGEEVRRWARP, from the coding sequence GTGGCGGATCTCAAGACTCCCCTTCGGAAACACCTCGAGGACGGCTTCGACGAAGCCGACGTGCAACACAACTGGCGCGGTGTGCAGCGGCGGCTGGTGCGCCAGGAGCTCGGTTCGAAGCGGCCCGCTTGGATGATGGCGTTGGCCGCGGTGGCGATGATCGGTGTGCTGGTGCTCTGGGGCGCGGGTGTGCGCTGGACGTCGGCCGGGCCGCTGCGGTTGGCGGCGGGGCCGCTGCCCAGTGAGCTTGGTGTGCCTGGGGCGGGCGAGGCCGTGCGGACGGAGTTGTCGGATGGCTCGCGGGTGACGCTTGCGCCGAACACGCACCTGGAGGTGCTGGAGAACAGCGGTGATGCGTTCGTGACGGCATTGCGGCGGGGGCGCAGCAGTTTCGATGTGAAGCCGGGCGGGTCGCGGCGTTGGGTCATCGAGTGCGGGCTCGCGACCGTGGAGGTCGTGGGGACGGCGTTTTCGATTCAGCGCGATGGGGACAAGGTCGACGTCATCGTGGAGCGCGGGATCGTGCTGGTGCGCGGGGAGCTGGTGCCGGGGCGGGAGCGGCGGTTGACTGCGGGGGAGAGGATTCGGGTTGAGGTGGCGGGGGAGGAGTCGCGCGATGCTGGGGAGCCGGAGGATGCGGGGGACGTCGAGATGAAGGCGACGTTGTGGCGCTTCGAGCACGAGCGCGAGCGCGTGCACGATCACGATCACGTGAACGATCACGATCACGTGAACGATCACGACCAGGTGAACCCGAACGTGGATGCGGCGGTTGACGAGGTTGGGAGCATGCTGCGCGAGGCGGATCGGGCGCAGAGGGCGGGGGACAAGAAGAAGGCGGCGGAGGTTCTCCATAAGGTGGTGCGCGAGGCGCATGGGGACCCCCGGGCGGCATTTGCGGCGTTTTCGCTGGCGCGGCTCACCATGGACGAAGATCCGCGGGCGGCGGCGGAGGCTTTGAGCGCGATGCTCGAGGCGGGCGTTCCGCGCGGGCTCGAAGAAGATGTGCGCGCGCGGCTCGTGGAAGCCTATGCGCGCGCGGGCGAGCGCGAGAAGGCAGGGCAGGCCGCGGCGGACTACGAGCGGCGCTTTCCCGAGGGAAACAGGGGCGAGGAGGTCCGGCGCTGGGCGCGTCCTTGA
- a CDS encoding CsbD family protein yields the protein MNWDSLKGDWKILKGQVRQKWGKLTDDDLEQIAGQREEFLGRLQQRYGYKKDEAEQQVNDWLKTVNR from the coding sequence ATGAATTGGGATAGCCTCAAAGGTGACTGGAAGATCCTCAAGGGCCAAGTTCGTCAAAAGTGGGGCAAGCTCACCGACGACGATTTGGAGCAGATCGCGGGTCAACGCGAGGAATTCCTCGGCCGTCTGCAGCAGCGTTACGGCTACAAGAAAGACGAGGCCGAACAGCAAGTGAATGACTGGCTGAAGACGGTGAACCGCTAA
- the ruvA gene encoding Holliday junction branch migration protein RuvA → MIGRLTGKVLAHEEDGAIVVDVAGVGYEVTVPLGTVGRASTDDTGRTTLYVHTHAREDQLVLFGFATIADRVAFRTLIGVSSVGPKTAIAVLGALPAPDLARAISAKDVSKLTSVPGIGKKTAERLLLELRDKIALAGVVPTTDGAPTARAPQAAPALSTAELTISALTRMGYKQTEAERAVNALGDKADKAPLTEVVREALALLAK, encoded by the coding sequence ATGATCGGACGGCTCACCGGCAAAGTGCTCGCACACGAGGAAGACGGCGCGATCGTCGTCGATGTCGCGGGCGTCGGGTACGAGGTGACAGTGCCCCTGGGAACCGTGGGGCGCGCATCGACGGACGATACGGGGCGAACGACCCTGTACGTCCATACCCACGCGCGGGAGGATCAGTTGGTCCTCTTCGGCTTTGCGACCATCGCCGATCGCGTCGCCTTTCGCACCCTCATCGGCGTATCGAGCGTGGGCCCCAAAACGGCCATCGCCGTTCTTGGCGCGCTGCCTGCGCCGGATCTCGCGCGCGCCATTTCGGCGAAAGATGTGAGCAAGCTTACTTCGGTGCCGGGCATCGGCAAAAAGACCGCCGAGCGGCTCCTGCTCGAACTTCGCGACAAGATCGCGCTGGCGGGCGTCGTTCCCACGACCGATGGCGCCCCGACGGCCCGCGCACCGCAGGCCGCGCCCGCGCTGAGCACCGCCGAGCTCACCATCTCGGCGCTGACCCGCATGGGGTACAAGCAGACGGAGGCCGAGCGCGCCGTCAACGCCCTGGGCGACAAGGCCGACAAGGCACCCCTGACCGAGGTCGTCCGAGAAGCCCTCGCTCTCCTGGCGAAATAG
- a CDS encoding 3-hydroxyacyl-CoA dehydrogenase family protein: MRPDSLVSPTLPAGALPGIVAVLGAGTMGQGIAQVAAQNGYRVRIYDAAASRTHEARTNIVAQLEKLVTKGKLTASARERAVECLTIATNLREACAGCNVVIEAAPEDMALKVALFREVLDVAPNALLGSNTSSLSLTELGAKVGAPERVIGLHFFNPPPVMELLEIVRGIATSDETLAHALDLAKHLGKTPIVVRDSPGFATSRLGVLLGAEAIRMLETGVASAADIDRGMELGYRHPMGPLKLTDLVGLDVRLAILEHLHKELGEQFRPPALLRTMVRAGKLGKKTGEGFYVWQDGVAHAK, encoded by the coding sequence ATGCGTCCGGATTCGCTGGTCTCGCCCACCCTTCCCGCTGGTGCCTTGCCCGGCATCGTGGCGGTGCTCGGCGCTGGAACCATGGGCCAGGGCATCGCCCAGGTGGCCGCGCAAAATGGCTACCGCGTGCGCATCTACGACGCGGCCGCATCTCGCACGCACGAAGCCCGCACGAACATCGTCGCGCAGCTCGAAAAGCTCGTCACCAAGGGCAAATTGACCGCATCGGCCCGCGAGCGCGCCGTCGAGTGCCTCACGATCGCGACCAATCTGCGCGAGGCCTGTGCCGGCTGCAACGTGGTCATCGAGGCTGCCCCGGAAGACATGGCCCTCAAGGTCGCCCTCTTCCGCGAGGTCCTCGACGTGGCTCCGAACGCGCTGCTCGGCAGCAACACATCGTCGCTTTCGCTCACGGAGCTGGGCGCCAAAGTCGGCGCACCGGAGCGGGTCATCGGCCTGCACTTCTTCAACCCGCCGCCGGTGATGGAGCTGCTCGAAATCGTGCGCGGCATCGCCACCTCGGACGAGACGCTCGCACACGCGCTCGATTTGGCGAAGCACCTGGGCAAAACGCCCATCGTCGTGCGCGATTCGCCGGGTTTTGCCACCAGCCGCCTGGGCGTGCTGCTCGGCGCCGAGGCGATCCGCATGCTGGAAACCGGCGTCGCGAGCGCGGCGGACATCGACCGCGGCATGGAGCTCGGCTACCGCCATCCCATGGGGCCCCTCAAGCTGACCGACCTGGTCGGCCTCGACGTGCGCCTCGCCATCCTCGAGCACTTGCACAAGGAACTGGGCGAGCAATTCCGGCCACCGGCGCTTTTGCGCACGATGGTGCGCGCGGGCAAGCTCGGAAAGAAGACTGGCGAAGGATTTTACGTCTGGCAGGACGGTGTCGCTCACGCGAAATAA
- a CDS encoding 3'-5' exonuclease, translated as MSLTRNNHPLLAPPPGPPWDLPPQEVPWAFVDLEMTGLNPSRDRVLEICIERVRGIDAGAEPEGVLETLVLPSDFTPGNVHIHGIDSEALAGAPSFDAVAERAIELLDGAVVVAHAAEWDVAFLEMELERAGRPSPASLMHPVDTLILARRALALQSYSLKNLAVSLGIDHGQAHRAGPDVRAMRRVFEKCVAELAPVSARDLWEVRIAARRARSAIVAACEEAVLHENTVLLTYRPSRRKPEPLLMVLTEIRADLDPPRVIGYQLPGRGRRELRADRILRIDPAPADPATS; from the coding sequence GTGTCGCTCACGCGAAATAATCATCCCCTTCTTGCACCGCCGCCCGGGCCGCCCTGGGATCTGCCGCCGCAAGAAGTTCCTTGGGCCTTCGTCGACCTGGAGATGACCGGTCTCAATCCGTCGCGCGATCGTGTGCTCGAGATCTGCATCGAGCGCGTGCGCGGCATCGATGCGGGCGCCGAGCCCGAGGGCGTGCTGGAGACCTTGGTCCTCCCCAGCGATTTTACGCCTGGAAATGTGCACATTCACGGCATCGACAGCGAGGCCCTCGCGGGGGCGCCGTCGTTCGATGCCGTGGCCGAGCGCGCGATCGAGCTGCTCGACGGCGCGGTGGTGGTGGCCCACGCGGCGGAGTGGGACGTGGCCTTTCTCGAGATGGAGCTGGAACGCGCTGGCCGTCCGTCGCCCGCGTCGTTGATGCATCCCGTGGACACGTTGATCCTCGCGCGGCGCGCGTTGGCGCTGCAGAGTTACTCGCTGAAGAACCTCGCGGTGTCGCTGGGCATCGACCATGGGCAGGCCCACCGTGCCGGGCCCGACGTGCGGGCCATGCGGCGCGTGTTCGAAAAATGTGTCGCCGAGCTCGCTCCGGTGAGCGCGCGCGATTTGTGGGAGGTGCGCATCGCGGCCCGTCGGGCGCGAAGTGCCATCGTCGCGGCCTGCGAGGAGGCGGTTCTCCATGAAAATACGGTACTTTTGACCTACCGACCCAGCCGTCGAAAGCCCGAGCCCCTGCTCATGGTCTTGACGGAAATACGTGCCGATCTCGACCCGCCGCGGGTGATCGGCTATCAGCTTCCGGGCCGCGGCCGGCGCGAACTTCGGGCCGATCGCATCCTTCGAATCGATCCTGCTCCGGCCGATCCTGCGACTTCATGA
- the coaD gene encoding pantetheine-phosphate adenylyltransferase, whose translation MSTSHPAVARLAVYAGSFDPVSFGHLDLIERASALFSDVIVGLGVHPTRHPLFSLEERIDLIRKVSSHLPNVRVESFDGLLIDYCQQVGARVIVRGLRAVTDFEYELQIAHANADLCPTIDTVFLPSRTKHSFVAASLIREIASHGGDVSRYAPAVVVDALKGKYGKKA comes from the coding sequence ATGAGCACGTCCCATCCTGCCGTCGCACGCCTCGCGGTTTACGCGGGCAGCTTCGATCCCGTTTCCTTCGGTCATCTCGATTTGATCGAACGCGCGTCGGCGCTCTTCAGCGATGTCATCGTGGGGCTGGGCGTCCATCCGACCCGTCATCCGCTCTTCTCGCTCGAGGAGCGGATCGATTTGATCCGCAAGGTCTCGAGCCATCTGCCCAACGTGCGCGTGGAGTCGTTCGATGGCTTGCTCATCGACTACTGCCAGCAAGTGGGCGCACGGGTCATCGTCCGTGGCCTGCGCGCTGTGACGGACTTCGAGTACGAGTTGCAGATCGCCCACGCCAACGCGGACCTCTGCCCGACCATCGACACGGTTTTTTTGCCGTCCCGCACGAAACATAGCTTCGTCGCGGCGTCGCTCATCCGCGAAATCGCGAGCCACGGCGGCGACGTGAGCCGATATGCTCCCGCGGTGGTGGTGGACGCCCTCAAGGGCAAGTACGGGAAAAAAGCATGA
- a CDS encoding purine-nucleoside phosphorylase, translated as MTVSARLEETKNAILKRVSAKPRVGVVLGSGLGPFADTLEGLQKISYSELPHLPASRVLGHAGNLCFGKARGVEVVCMQGRAHFYEGHSLDSVVHGVRTMARLGVSAVLLTNAVGGLVPTWGVGDLMVVSDHLNLTGQNVLIGPNDESLGTRFPEMSEAYDPELRSIAHQIAKDKGITLREGIYAGLSGPCFETPAEVRMLQILGAHVAGMSTVQECIALRHMRVRVGALSCITNVAGGTEGNPPNHLEVEETARAKRGELQTMLEGWIEAAGRLS; from the coding sequence ATGACGGTATCGGCGCGGTTGGAAGAGACGAAGAATGCGATTTTGAAGCGCGTTTCGGCGAAGCCGCGCGTGGGCGTGGTGCTCGGGAGCGGCCTGGGGCCGTTCGCGGACACGCTGGAGGGGCTTCAGAAGATCTCGTACTCCGAGCTGCCGCACCTACCGGCCTCGCGCGTGCTCGGGCACGCGGGCAACCTTTGCTTCGGCAAGGCGCGCGGCGTGGAGGTGGTGTGCATGCAGGGGCGCGCGCACTTCTACGAGGGGCACTCGCTCGATTCGGTGGTGCACGGCGTGCGGACGATGGCGCGTCTCGGTGTGTCGGCGGTGCTGCTGACGAATGCCGTGGGCGGTCTGGTCCCGACGTGGGGCGTGGGCGATCTCATGGTCGTGTCGGACCATTTGAACCTCACCGGGCAAAACGTGCTCATTGGACCGAACGACGAATCGCTGGGAACGCGCTTCCCCGAGATGAGCGAGGCGTACGATCCCGAGCTTCGCTCGATCGCGCACCAGATCGCGAAGGACAAGGGCATCACCTTGCGCGAGGGCATTTACGCGGGCCTGAGCGGCCCGTGTTTCGAGACGCCGGCGGAAGTGCGCATGCTGCAGATCCTCGGCGCGCACGTTGCCGGCATGAGCACGGTGCAGGAGTGCATCGCGCTGCGCCACATGCGGGTGCGCGTGGGGGCATTGAGCTGCATCACCAACGTGGCCGGCGGCACGGAGGGCAATCCGCCGAACCATCTCGAGGTGGAGGAGACCGCCCGCGCCAAGCGCGGCGAGCTCCAGACGATGCTCGAAGGTTGGATCGAAGCCGCGGGGCGCCTCTCGTGA
- the cdd gene encoding cytidine deaminase: protein MPPVLSVSPALLDQLVDEAKLVRARAYAPYSKYSVGAALATAGGRIYTGCNVENASYGATICAERSAIAQMIASGDDKPVACAVATGGTTPGSPCGICRQVLVEFSRDMPVVLVSVTDDGREIRRDTSLSALLPDAFVSF, encoded by the coding sequence GTGCCGCCGGTATTGTCGGTGTCGCCGGCTTTGCTGGACCAGCTCGTGGACGAGGCGAAGCTGGTGCGCGCCCGCGCCTATGCGCCGTACTCGAAGTACAGCGTGGGTGCCGCCCTCGCCACCGCGGGCGGCCGCATCTACACCGGCTGCAACGTGGAAAACGCCTCCTACGGCGCGACCATCTGCGCCGAGCGTTCCGCCATCGCCCAGATGATCGCCTCGGGCGACGACAAACCCGTCGCCTGCGCCGTCGCCACCGGCGGCACGACCCCCGGCTCGCCCTGCGGCATCTGCCGCCAGGTCCTCGTCGAATTCTCCCGCGACATGCCCGTCGTCCTCGTCTCCGTGACCGACGACGGCCGCGAAATCCGCCGCGACACCTCGCTTTCTGCCCTTCTGCCGGACGCGTTCGTCTCGTTCTAG
- a CDS encoding PaaI family thioesterase, producing the protein MPSFNPEPLDPNTFGESQPCFGCSPNHPIGFRLRFSKLGDDTVTTTFLPGEVHQGPPGIMHGGLVTTLADEIAAWAVIGCLGKFGFTANLQGKFSNPVRIGVPIEGVGRIARNGNRVIVVDVELAQGGLKPYTGQFTFAVLDKAGTERLLQRPLPEGWEKFGR; encoded by the coding sequence ATGCCTTCATTCAATCCCGAGCCGCTCGATCCCAATACGTTCGGAGAGTCGCAGCCCTGTTTCGGGTGCAGCCCGAATCATCCCATTGGGTTTCGGCTGCGTTTTTCGAAGCTTGGCGACGATACGGTCACCACGACGTTCCTGCCGGGGGAGGTGCACCAAGGGCCGCCTGGCATCATGCACGGCGGCCTCGTCACCACGTTGGCCGACGAGATTGCGGCGTGGGCGGTGATCGGCTGTCTGGGCAAGTTTGGGTTCACGGCGAACCTGCAAGGCAAGTTTTCCAATCCGGTGCGCATTGGCGTGCCGATCGAGGGCGTTGGGCGCATTGCGCGCAATGGCAATCGGGTCATCGTGGTCGACGTCGAGCTCGCGCAAGGCGGCCTCAAGCCGTACACGGGGCAATTCACGTTCGCGGTGCTCGACAAGGCGGGCACCGAGCGCCTTCTGCAGCGCCCCCTGCCGGAGGGCTGGGAGAAGTTCGGGCGCTGA